Proteins from a genomic interval of Rosa chinensis cultivar Old Blush chromosome 2, RchiOBHm-V2, whole genome shotgun sequence:
- the LOC121051478 gene encoding uncharacterized protein LOC121051478 yields the protein MPPRRRTCGETPPIPGDEHTLGGIAEALGRIVQQLTAALPGSRTDFTMERAKRHGAYSFSHAPEAMDAQNWLNKMERVFTQIHCPEDRKVGLAVDFLDGVAFDWWSYMSRDLEIDGPITWEQFKEHFSERYFGTAIRDRMKYEFMHLQKGDMTVTEFEQRFTQLAQFVPDMVSTERERIYRFVDALGGKYSDQLTGVPFNDYAEVVNAALRLETRYMSGTRPRDLGGPSQGPPKKAASTSGSGSSAGSGQSSGSGAGSRYRRGGRDRRFPRGQFSGRPFGQSRVGFGGQHRAPARQPAPFGQYQSVGCFECGQQGHFRRDCPLLTQRAAFTPYQTAGQSSAGTSTSGTVAATSGTHISSAARGSPQRGRGQRGRPTTQARLHAMTQQEGHDSPDVIIAMEMSKHLSQTYNNYDIFSLHMYVLMVMGQFQQNQPRLMGSVQKPGLEFLVSIGESFVSIMYSGYSSTG from the exons atgcctcctAGACGCCGGACTTGTGGGGAAACCCCTCCCATTCCAGGAGATGAGCATACTCTTGGAGGAATAGCGGAAGCGTTGGGACGTATTGTGCAGCAGTTGACTGCAGCGCTTCCAGGCTCCCGAACTGACTTTACTATGGAGCGAGCGAAGAGGCATGGAGCTTATAGCTTCTCTCATGCTCCTGAGGCTATGGATGCCCAGAATTGGTTGAATaaaatggagagagttttcACTCAAATCCATTGCCCAGAGGATCGAAAAGTGGGCTTAGCGGTGGATTTTCTGGATGGTGTGGCTTTTGATTGGTGGTCTTATATGAGCAGGGATTTAGAGATTGATGGCCCAATCACTTGGGAACAGTTCAAAGAGCACTTTAGTGAGAGATATTTTGGCACAGCCATTCGGGATAGGATGAAATATGAGTTCATGCATCTACAAAAAGGGGACATGACCGTAACAGAGTTTGAGCAGCGGTTCACCCAGCTAGCCCAGTTTGTGCCTGATATGGTTAGCACTGAGAGGGAGCGGATTTATAGGTTTGTGGATGCTTTGGGGGGTAAGTATTCTGATCAGCTGACAGGAGTGCCATTTAATGATTATGCTGAGGTCGTTAATGCTGCTTTACGACTTGAGACTAGGTATATGTCTGGTACCCGACCTCGGGATTTGGGTGGCCCCAGTCAGGGCCCACCCAAGAAGGCTGCTTCTACTTCTGGGTCAGGATCTTCAGCAGGCAGCGGACAGAGCAGTGGGTCTGGTGCTGGATCTCGTTATAGACGCGGGGGACGTGACAGGAGATTTCCTAGGGGGCAGTTTAGTGGACGCCCGTTTGGGCAGAGCAGAGTTGGTTTTGGTGGTCAGCACAGGGCTCCAGCTAGGCAGCCAGCCCCGTTTGGGCAATATCAGTCAGTCGGATGCTTTGAGTGTGGACAGCAGGGCCACTTTAGGAGGGATTGCCCTCTATTGACTCAGAGAGCTGCATTTACTCCTTATCAGACCGCGGGTCAGTCTTCTGCCGGTACATCTACTAGTGGTACCGTGGCTGCTACTAGCGGTACCCATATCAGTTCAGCAGCCCGTGGCAGCCCGCAGCGGGGTAGGGGTCAGAGAGGACGTCCTACCACTCAGGCTAGGTTGCATGCCATGACGCAGCAGGAGGGCCACGACTCACCAGATGTTATCATTG CTATGGAGATGAGCAAACACCTGTCACAGACCTACAACAACTACGATATTTTCAG CCTACATATGTATGTGTTGATGGTGATGGGACAGTTCCAGCAGAATCAGCCAAG GCTGATGGGCTCCGTGCAGAAGCCAGGGTTGGAGTTCCTGGTGAGCATCGGGGAATCCTTTGTGAGCATCATGTATTCCGGATACTCAAGCACTGGTTGA